The following are encoded in a window of Ignavibacteriales bacterium genomic DNA:
- the rsmA gene encoding 16S rRNA (adenine(1518)-N(6)/adenine(1519)-N(6))-dimethyltransferase RsmA: MPKLQPLKRFGQNYLIDKNIIQKIVREFNPQKTDIVMEIGPGTGALTAELMNSVKKLYAVEIDKRVVESLALGFPSVTVINHDFLKLDLNYLVNDIPFRIIGNIPYNITSPILFKLIENRPLVSDAMLMVQLEVAKRITAKEKSDDYGILGVLLNYFAETKLCFKISPNVFYPRPKVESAIIHLNFTKKLPSEVDDTLFIQVVKAAFGNRRKKLKNSLGNSIFSDIVFEACDFDLSRRAEELTIKEFVELTQIIKNYQDKLI; this comes from the coding sequence ATGCCAAAGTTACAACCATTAAAGCGATTCGGACAAAATTATTTAATTGATAAGAACATCATTCAAAAAATTGTCCGGGAATTCAATCCGCAAAAAACTGATATAGTTATGGAAATCGGTCCAGGTACCGGCGCTCTAACAGCCGAGTTGATGAATTCAGTAAAAAAACTTTATGCTGTTGAAATAGATAAAAGAGTTGTTGAGAGTTTAGCTTTGGGTTTTCCGTCTGTGACCGTAATAAATCATGATTTTTTGAAACTGGATTTAAATTATTTAGTCAATGATATTCCTTTTCGGATCATCGGCAATATTCCATACAACATTACTTCGCCGATATTATTTAAGTTGATCGAGAATCGTCCTCTTGTCTCCGATGCAATGCTTATGGTTCAGTTGGAAGTTGCAAAAAGAATTACTGCTAAAGAAAAAAGTGATGATTACGGAATACTTGGTGTACTTCTAAACTATTTTGCTGAAACTAAATTGTGTTTTAAGATTTCTCCGAATGTTTTTTATCCAAGACCTAAAGTTGAATCGGCTATCATTCATCTTAATTTTACAAAGAAACTTCCAAGTGAAGTTGATGATACACTTTTTATCCAAGTTGTAAAAGCAGCATTTGGTAACAGACGCAAAAAATTAAAAAATTCTCTCGGCAATAGTATTTTTTCAGATATAGTTTTTGAAGCGTGTGATTTTGATTTGTCGCGACGTGCGGAGGAATTAACAATTAAAGAATTTGTTGAACTGACTCAGATCATAAAAAATTACCAAGACAAACTAATATAG
- a CDS encoding carboxymuconolactone decarboxylase family protein: MKSTVNEFRAYRKEMNDRILNSGFRDYNKFFALDNKAYINGALNSKTKELMGLSSSMVLRCNDCILYHIDRSIEEGATQEELYETFNVALIVGGSIVIPHLRYAIEKMDEIFAEKNKNEA, encoded by the coding sequence ATGAAATCAACCGTGAATGAATTCCGAGCTTACCGAAAAGAAATGAATGATAGAATACTGAACTCCGGGTTTCGTGATTATAATAAATTTTTTGCGTTAGATAATAAAGCTTATATCAACGGGGCATTAAATTCAAAAACCAAAGAACTGATGGGACTTTCTTCTTCAATGGTATTGCGCTGTAATGATTGTATCCTTTATCATATTGATCGTTCGATTGAAGAAGGCGCTACGCAAGAAGAATTATATGAAACATTTAATGTTGCTTTAATTGTTGGCGGTTCAATTGTAATACCTCACTTGCGTTATGCAATTGAGAAGATGGATGAAATATTTGCAGAGAAAAATAAAAATGAAGCGTAA
- the ubiE gene encoding bifunctional demethylmenaquinone methyltransferase/2-methoxy-6-polyprenyl-1,4-benzoquinol methylase UbiE gives MEGTNKKSQVRRIFDSISYRYDFLNHFLSAGVDFYWRKKAIKLSGMSSESKLLDIACGTGDFAITAKKFGIENIFGADLSFNMLLFFNKKVDWINGKVVETAAEYLPFKNNTFTNITVAFGVRNFYDIPQAFKSFHRILSANGKVTVLEFRLPSNPLVRNFYLFYFNKVLPFIGRMISKDKEAYTYLPESVGEFDKKVNLVKLFNVCGFSKVEKYSLTFGLVQIVIAEK, from the coding sequence ATGGAAGGCACAAATAAAAAATCTCAGGTTCGAAGAATTTTTGATTCTATTTCTTACAGATATGATTTCCTAAATCATTTCTTAAGTGCAGGAGTTGATTTTTACTGGCGTAAAAAGGCGATCAAACTTTCCGGGATGTCATCCGAATCGAAATTGCTGGATATTGCTTGCGGCACAGGTGATTTTGCAATCACTGCAAAAAAATTTGGCATAGAAAATATTTTTGGTGCAGATCTTTCATTCAATATGCTTTTATTCTTCAACAAAAAAGTAGATTGGATTAACGGTAAAGTAGTTGAAACTGCAGCAGAGTATTTACCCTTTAAGAATAATACGTTTACAAATATTACCGTGGCGTTTGGTGTTAGAAATTTTTACGACATACCTCAGGCATTTAAATCTTTCCATCGAATTCTTTCCGCCAACGGAAAAGTTACTGTTCTCGAGTTTCGTCTTCCTTCAAATCCACTTGTAAGAAATTTTTATCTCTTTTACTTTAATAAAGTTTTACCTTTTATCGGTCGAATGATTTCCAAAGACAAAGAAGCATATACTTATCTGCCAGAGTCGGTTGGCGAATTCGATAAAAAGGTTAATCTTGTTAAACTTTTTAATGTGTGTGGTTTCTCCAAAGTTGAAAAATATTCACTTACATTTGGACTAGTGCAAATAGTAATAGCAGAAAAATAA
- a CDS encoding phosphatase PAP2 family protein produces MNFIKSSIKNLLPADFIVIAFCFFLSLLNLIFVQKIALWHIHILVNIIIILFILLTVYQEIRTRNFVWKQLHFWYLVPLVFIFFKELYNMIDPIRGKIYDDMLILIDRFIFRTDPTIALYQITNPYLTELLQIVYGTFFFLPIILGIDLIRQKKSEEFNYSAFIIVYGFILSLIGYILVPAIGPRFTLHNFGTNNLELPGLFVTNFLREIVNSGESIPSGTINAAMIVQRDAFPSGHTQMTLLVMFLSMKFGSKLKWFFIVNGTLLIFATVYLRYHYVVDLIGGFFFMLLTLWSGEYLYYWWMRVKDDF; encoded by the coding sequence ATGAACTTCATTAAATCATCTATCAAAAATTTATTACCGGCAGATTTTATTGTTATTGCTTTTTGCTTTTTTCTTTCTCTCTTGAATTTAATCTTCGTTCAAAAAATTGCATTATGGCATATTCATATTTTAGTGAATATAATAATCATCTTATTCATTCTGCTAACAGTCTATCAAGAAATAAGAACTCGGAACTTTGTTTGGAAGCAACTTCATTTCTGGTATTTAGTTCCGTTGGTTTTCATCTTTTTCAAAGAACTTTATAATATGATCGATCCGATACGCGGAAAAATTTATGATGATATGCTCATTCTAATAGATAGATTTATTTTCCGAACTGATCCTACTATAGCTCTTTATCAAATCACAAACCCATATCTGACAGAACTTTTGCAAATTGTTTACGGAACGTTCTTCTTTCTTCCTATTATTCTTGGTATAGACTTGATACGGCAAAAGAAATCTGAAGAATTTAATTACTCTGCTTTCATAATTGTTTATGGATTCATTCTGTCTTTAATAGGGTACATCTTGGTTCCGGCAATTGGTCCTCGTTTTACTCTTCATAATTTTGGAACTAATAATTTAGAATTACCCGGATTATTTGTAACTAATTTTCTGCGTGAGATCGTTAACAGCGGAGAATCCATTCCAAGCGGAACAATTAATGCCGCTATGATTGTTCAGCGCGATGCTTTCCCAAGTGGACACACACAAATGACATTACTGGTTATGTTTCTGTCAATGAAGTTCGGAAGTAAATTGAAATGGTTTTTTATTGTAAACGGGACACTATTAATATTTGCAACGGTTTATCTTAGATATCATTACGTTGTAGATTTAATCGGCGGGTTTTTCTTTATGCTCTTAACTCTTTGGAGCGGCGAATATCTCTACTATTGGTGGATGAGGGTAAAAGATGATTTTTAA
- a CDS encoding DUF1207 domain-containing protein, whose product MKKLFLLILLLSSITVAQIEVEYFPDGLTIHPFAANTLEPKLGFLFKINSNELQLNIGNSMDLVRIQKGKQTFSVGADLFTWTLLRKENNFHFPVDAVDYLFGLNFGYKRVMHNFSFGARVRLSHISAHLVDGHYNGILNQWNNDHYPRVYSREFIEGLAYVKYKRLRVYGGITYLYHVDPVEIKKDNYQLGFDYYFNKYFGGGITPFIGYDLKLVHLSKYTGNNSFTAGVKFGKIEGKGLSLAFNYYSGYSIHGEYFDSVDKYSSLSINLDL is encoded by the coding sequence ATGAAAAAGCTTTTCTTATTAATTCTTTTGCTTTCTAGTATCACAGTTGCTCAAATAGAAGTTGAATACTTCCCGGATGGTTTAACGATTCATCCTTTTGCGGCAAATACTTTAGAACCAAAATTGGGATTTTTATTTAAAATCAACAGTAATGAATTGCAATTAAATATCGGCAATTCCATGGATCTCGTGAGAATTCAAAAAGGCAAACAGACATTTTCAGTCGGGGCGGATCTTTTTACTTGGACACTTTTAAGAAAGGAAAATAATTTCCATTTCCCTGTGGATGCTGTTGATTATCTATTCGGATTAAATTTTGGTTACAAGAGAGTAATGCATAATTTTAGTTTCGGAGCGCGTGTTAGATTAAGTCATATCAGCGCTCACCTTGTTGATGGTCACTATAACGGAATTCTCAACCAATGGAATAATGATCATTATCCTCGCGTTTACAGCCGCGAATTCATTGAAGGTCTTGCCTACGTTAAATATAAAAGACTTAGAGTTTATGGCGGGATAACTTATTTATATCATGTGGATCCTGTAGAGATCAAAAAAGATAATTATCAATTGGGATTCGATTACTATTTCAATAAATATTTTGGTGGTGGCATTACACCGTTTATTGGTTATGATCTAAAACTGGTTCATCTTTCAAAATATACCGGTAATAATTCTTTTACAGCCGGAGTTAAGTTCGGTAAAATAGAAGGTAAGGGATTGTCGCTTGCTTTCAATTACTACTCTGGTTATAGTATTCACGGCGAATATTTTGACTCTGTGGACAAGTATTCTTCCTTAAGCATTAATTTGGATCTATAG
- a CDS encoding glycosyltransferase, with amino-acid sequence MLFEIIFLIGLSLYFIQLVIFTIGTGKKYHKIPEDKYLSATVIVAARNEENNILDCLQSLDNLIYPNGKLEIIIVNDHSTDSTGKIVESFIKDKPKFKCIIPNESIGSLRGKTNALANAIKMSHGEIILTTDADCIVSRDWAQTHSSYYQDNVGFVGGFTTQQDQNSFSGMQAIDFVYLLTVAAGSINLGKPLSCIGNNMSYRKSVYNEVGGYEGLPFSVTEDFNLLMAIHDLKKYKIIYPLDVGALVTSKACPDWKTLYWQKKRWGVGGMESDLIGYSVMVWGYIAHAAMLLLPFFFSMTGLYLSIFKICVDYFFVKPVFNKLNLRMKFSHFIAFEIYFIIYVLVLPFIVLLNRKIKWKGRTF; translated from the coding sequence TTGCTGTTTGAAATCATATTCTTAATCGGGCTTTCGCTCTATTTTATTCAACTTGTGATATTTACTATTGGAACGGGTAAGAAGTATCATAAAATACCGGAAGATAAATATTTATCAGCGACTGTAATTGTAGCTGCACGCAATGAAGAAAATAATATTCTCGATTGTTTACAATCTTTAGATAATCTTATCTATCCGAATGGAAAGCTTGAAATAATTATTGTGAATGATCATTCAACGGATTCTACCGGGAAGATCGTTGAATCATTCATAAAAGATAAACCAAAATTTAAGTGTATAATTCCGAATGAATCGATCGGCTCATTAAGAGGCAAGACAAATGCGTTAGCAAATGCAATTAAAATGTCGCATGGTGAAATCATCCTTACTACAGATGCTGATTGTATTGTATCTCGGGATTGGGCTCAAACACATTCATCATATTACCAAGATAATGTTGGTTTTGTAGGCGGATTTACCACTCAACAAGATCAAAATTCATTTTCCGGAATGCAGGCGATTGATTTTGTTTATCTTCTAACAGTTGCTGCCGGATCAATAAATCTTGGTAAACCGTTAAGTTGTATCGGCAACAATATGTCTTACCGGAAAAGTGTTTACAATGAAGTTGGCGGTTATGAAGGATTGCCTTTTTCGGTTACGGAAGATTTTAATTTATTAATGGCAATTCATGATCTAAAAAAATATAAAATAATTTATCCGCTTGATGTCGGTGCATTAGTTACATCGAAAGCTTGTCCTGACTGGAAGACTTTATATTGGCAAAAGAAACGTTGGGGTGTTGGAGGAATGGAAAGTGATTTGATCGGTTATTCGGTTATGGTTTGGGGATATATAGCTCATGCTGCCATGCTATTGCTTCCTTTCTTTTTCTCAATGACGGGATTATATTTAAGCATATTTAAAATATGCGTTGATTATTTTTTCGTTAAACCAGTATTTAATAAATTAAATCTAAGGATGAAATTCTCTCACTTCATTGCATTTGAAATTTACTTTATCATTTACGTCTTAGTGCTTCCATTTATAGTTCTTCTTAATCGAAAAATAAAATGGAAAGGAAGAACCTTTTAA
- a CDS encoding amidohydrolase family protein, with amino-acid sequence MKRKLLIPKQIVTVNPKNEILHDHAVEIVNGKIERIISLKDFKSSEYDGDILDYHNYTLIPGFIQTHIHLCQTLFRGLADDLELLDWLQRRIFPYENSHTKNSLRASVRLGLQDLLTGGTTTLLDMGTLHHQEVIFEELIASGIRAFAGNCMMDKNELYPRFCETTDWNLKSTYDWAKSFHNSNNGKVKYGFAPRFVLACSEKLLKEIKEMMKDFSGSVFHTHSSENKSEIETVKRMTGKENVEYFESIGILDENTILAHCVHLNDNEVKTLKTNSVRVAHCPSSNLKLGSGIANIPRYIKEGISVSLGADGAPCNNGLSIFNEMRLTALIQKPIHGSTVMDALTVFRFATIEGAKALHIEKEVGSIEVGKKADLVLLDLEKADQPLQFDDQQIYSSIVYSAAKENVKSVMIDGKLVMDDGRCLMFDEDELMKNGKNELQQLLKRAHV; translated from the coding sequence ATGAAGCGTAAACTTTTAATACCGAAACAAATAGTTACTGTTAATCCAAAGAATGAAATTCTCCATGACCATGCTGTTGAAATCGTTAATGGAAAGATTGAAAGAATTATTTCACTTAAGGATTTTAAATCATCAGAATATGATGGAGATATTTTAGATTATCATAATTACACACTCATTCCTGGATTCATCCAAACTCACATTCATCTTTGCCAAACATTGTTTAGAGGATTGGCAGACGATCTGGAGTTGTTAGATTGGCTGCAAAGAAGAATTTTTCCTTACGAGAATTCTCACACAAAAAATTCTTTACGCGCATCAGTTCGATTAGGGCTCCAAGATCTTCTAACCGGCGGTACTACAACATTACTCGATATGGGCACTCTTCACCATCAAGAAGTAATTTTTGAAGAACTTATAGCTTCTGGAATCCGCGCCTTTGCCGGTAACTGCATGATGGATAAGAATGAATTGTATCCGCGGTTCTGTGAGACTACAGATTGGAATCTCAAATCTACTTATGATTGGGCTAAGTCATTTCATAACTCTAATAATGGTAAAGTGAAATACGGATTCGCTCCGCGTTTTGTTTTAGCATGTTCTGAAAAACTTCTTAAAGAAATAAAAGAGATGATGAAAGATTTTTCCGGTTCCGTATTTCATACTCACTCTTCAGAAAACAAATCTGAAATTGAAACCGTTAAACGAATGACCGGAAAAGAAAACGTAGAATATTTTGAATCAATTGGAATTCTTGACGAAAATACAATTCTGGCTCATTGTGTACATTTGAACGACAATGAAGTTAAAACATTAAAAACAAATTCAGTTAGGGTTGCACATTGTCCATCTTCAAATCTAAAACTTGGCTCCGGTATTGCAAACATTCCACGCTACATCAAAGAAGGAATATCCGTTTCCCTTGGTGCAGACGGCGCTCCTTGCAATAATGGATTAAGTATATTCAACGAGATGCGGCTTACTGCATTGATCCAAAAGCCGATTCACGGTTCAACGGTTATGGATGCTTTAACAGTTTTCCGGTTCGCTACAATTGAAGGCGCTAAAGCTCTCCATATAGAAAAAGAGGTGGGAAGTATTGAAGTTGGAAAGAAAGCTGATTTAGTTTTACTTGATCTCGAAAAAGCAGATCAACCTTTACAATTTGATGATCAACAGATTTATTCAAGCATTGTTTATTCTGCTGCTAAAGAAAATGTAAAATCAGTTATGATTGATGGTAAGTTAGTGATGGATGATGGAAGATGTTTGATGTTTGATGAGGATGAATTGATGAAGAATGGTAAAAATGAATTACAACAATTATTAAAGCGAGCCCACGTTTGA
- a CDS encoding site-2 protease family protein, with translation MSGKIFETITKSFRTKKFVHNYILHISLFVVTFITTVLAGIEWTTGKMGPYQLSDLMYGLPYSLSILFILGVHEFGHFFAAVYHKIKVTLPFFIPFPPISGFFNFGTMGAVIKTKEPIPNNKAMFDIGAAGPIAGFVACLIVLIYGFTHLPPAEYILQIHPDYYSPEYGKNAIRLAFGDTLLFSMLKFLFTNVSQFVPPMSEVYHYPYLCVGWFGLFVTSMNLIPVGQLDGGHVIYSMFGEKKQEAIASIAMILLVALGVFGILESFLNIGITIGWSGWLFWSLILYFFIKIKHPPVNQFEELDWKRKILGYLAILIFIISFSPTPIIISL, from the coding sequence ATGTCTGGAAAAATATTCGAAACTATCACAAAATCATTCCGTACCAAAAAGTTTGTGCATAATTATATTCTTCATATATCATTGTTTGTTGTTACTTTCATAACAACCGTTCTTGCCGGAATTGAATGGACAACCGGGAAGATGGGTCCATATCAGCTAAGTGATTTGATGTACGGATTACCATATTCTCTCTCGATTTTATTCATTCTTGGAGTTCATGAGTTCGGACATTTTTTTGCAGCAGTTTATCACAAAATAAAAGTTACACTTCCTTTTTTTATTCCTTTCCCTCCAATTAGCGGATTTTTTAATTTCGGAACGATGGGTGCAGTTATAAAAACCAAAGAACCAATTCCCAATAACAAAGCTATGTTTGATATCGGCGCAGCCGGCCCCATTGCCGGATTTGTTGCATGTTTGATTGTATTGATCTATGGTTTTACTCATTTACCTCCGGCAGAATATATCTTGCAAATTCATCCTGATTATTATTCACCGGAGTATGGGAAAAATGCAATCCGTCTTGCTTTTGGAGACACACTTTTATTTTCAATGTTAAAATTTTTATTTACTAATGTCTCGCAATTCGTTCCTCCTATGTCTGAAGTTTATCATTATCCGTATTTGTGTGTGGGTTGGTTCGGCTTATTTGTTACATCTATGAATTTAATTCCGGTGGGTCAATTAGACGGCGGACATGTAATTTATAGCATGTTCGGTGAGAAGAAACAAGAAGCAATTGCAAGTATAGCAATGATATTGTTAGTAGCTCTCGGAGTATTTGGAATATTGGAATCATTTCTAAATATTGGTATAACAATTGGATGGAGCGGTTGGTTATTTTGGTCATTAATACTCTATTTCTTTATAAAGATTAAACATCCGCCTGTAAATCAGTTTGAAGAATTAGATTGGAAAAGAAAGATTTTGGGTTATTTAGCAATTCTTATCTTCATAATATCATTTTCACCTACACCAATTATTATTTCACTTTGA
- the rdgB gene encoding RdgB/HAM1 family non-canonical purine NTP pyrophosphatase, producing MKIIFATQNKGKANEVKAIFTNTPIEIISLYDLGNNIDIEEHGSTFSENAFIKAKAVYEIYKEPVLADDSGLSIDQLDGRPGVYSARYAGENCTYEDNNFKVINELKEFPEPHKAKFISCAVFYDGKNKIEAFGELHGRIIMEQRGTNGFGYDPIFIPDGYDKTISEFEFEEKNKISHRAKSFNVLKEKLLDFYFG from the coding sequence TTGAAAATAATCTTCGCTACACAGAACAAAGGTAAAGCAAATGAAGTTAAAGCGATCTTCACAAACACACCCATTGAAATAATTTCTCTTTATGATCTTGGAAACAATATTGATATAGAAGAACATGGATCAACTTTTAGTGAAAATGCTTTCATAAAAGCTAAAGCTGTTTATGAAATCTATAAAGAACCGGTTTTAGCAGATGATTCCGGACTTTCAATTGATCAGCTAGATGGCAGGCCTGGTGTTTATTCAGCAAGATATGCAGGAGAGAATTGTACTTACGAGGATAACAATTTCAAAGTAATAAATGAACTGAAAGAATTTCCCGAACCGCACAAAGCAAAATTTATCAGCTGCGCAGTTTTTTACGATGGTAAAAATAAAATCGAAGCTTTTGGTGAATTACATGGCAGAATTATTATGGAACAACGCGGCACTAACGGGTTTGGTTATGATCCGATTTTTATTCCGGATGGATATGATAAAACAATTTCCGAATTTGAATTCGAAGAGAAAAATAAAATCAGTCACCGTGCAAAGTCTTTCAACGTTCTAAAAGAAAAACTATTAGATTTTTATTTCGGTTGA
- the uvrA gene encoding excinuclease ABC subunit UvrA, with the protein MNSINKIIIKGAREHNLKNIDLEIPRDSLIVITGLSGSGKSSLAFDTIYAEGQRRYIESLSAYARQFLGVLEKPDVDLIEGLSPAISIEQKSTHGNPRSTVGTVTEIYDYLRLLYARVGTPHCYNCGRPVEKQSTEQIIDTILEKFNEKRIIILAPVIRGRKGHYKELFQEILADGFVRVRVDKETYDLNEPIKIDRYKIHNIEIIIDRIKINEKSRSRIAESIEVALNYGNGNIIVNDGQEDTTFSRNLACVHCGISFQELAPNSFSFNSPYGSCPDCDGLGEKKELDINLIIPDWDKTINEEGIAPLGRPRTVWFFNQLEVIAKKFNFDYDTPLKNISKEQLDVLLNGTKEKIPFTYTYGGGRTVTYQHKFTGVINYIKHYYDNTSSNKIREWAESYMNTLTCSTCNGGRLRKESLFVTINDYNISQITAFSIEKAKKLFSSLKLNKREGIIAQQILKEINSRLDFLLNVGLDYLTLDRSARTLSGGESQRIRLATQIGSQLAGVLYVLDEPSIGLHQADNIKLINSLKDLRDLGNTVIVVEHDRETIESSDFIVDLGPFAGEHGGEICLLGDTRTIVKSANGKNSLTIDYLLNRKRIEFKPERRKGNLKFIELKGASGNNLKEIDIKIPLGSFIAVAGVSGSGKSSLINETLVKILMKKIYDSKVVPLPYKSIKGLEHIDKVIEIDQSPIGRTPRSNPATYTGLFTHIRDLFAQLPESKMRGYKPGRFSFNVAGGRCEGCEGDGLKKIEMNFLPDVYVLCEVCNGKRYNHETLEILYKTKSIADVLDMRVEAAVDFFEDLPALRRKIKALNDVGLGYIKLGQQATTLSGGEAQRVKLATELSKVGTGKTIYILDEPTTGLHFEDVNILLKVLNQLVDKGNTVIVVEHNLDVIKVADHVIDLGPGGGEYGGEIIASGTPEDIAENINSVTGKYLKKELNRL; encoded by the coding sequence TTGAACTCTATAAATAAAATAATAATTAAAGGGGCGAGAGAGCACAATCTCAAAAATATTGATCTGGAGATCCCCCGTGATTCGCTCATTGTAATTACAGGATTATCCGGTTCCGGAAAGTCCTCTTTAGCTTTTGATACAATATATGCCGAGGGTCAACGTAGATATATCGAATCTCTTTCTGCTTATGCCAGGCAATTTCTTGGTGTACTTGAAAAACCCGACGTTGATCTCATCGAAGGATTAAGTCCGGCAATTTCCATTGAGCAAAAATCAACACACGGTAATCCACGTTCTACTGTTGGAACAGTAACAGAAATTTATGATTATCTCCGTCTTTTATATGCACGTGTGGGCACTCCTCATTGCTATAATTGCGGAAGACCTGTTGAGAAACAATCCACCGAGCAAATTATTGACACCATCTTAGAAAAATTTAACGAAAAAAGAATTATAATTTTAGCGCCTGTTATTCGAGGAAGAAAAGGACATTACAAAGAACTTTTTCAAGAAATTTTAGCTGATGGTTTTGTTCGTGTCCGTGTTGATAAAGAGACATATGATTTAAACGAACCAATAAAAATTGACCGTTATAAGATTCACAATATCGAAATAATCATTGATCGAATTAAAATTAATGAAAAATCCAGATCAAGAATTGCTGAATCTATAGAAGTAGCTCTGAATTACGGAAATGGAAATATTATTGTTAATGATGGGCAAGAAGATACTACGTTTAGCCGCAATCTTGCATGTGTTCATTGCGGAATTAGTTTTCAAGAGTTAGCTCCTAATTCTTTTTCATTCAATTCTCCTTACGGTTCATGTCCCGATTGCGACGGACTTGGTGAAAAGAAAGAACTTGATATCAATTTAATTATTCCGGATTGGGATAAAACAATTAATGAAGAAGGAATAGCTCCGCTTGGCAGACCGAGAACGGTTTGGTTCTTTAATCAACTGGAAGTAATTGCAAAGAAATTTAATTTCGATTACGACACCCCGCTAAAAAATATATCCAAGGAACAACTTGATGTTCTCTTAAACGGAACAAAAGAAAAAATACCGTTCACTTATACTTATGGCGGGGGAAGAACAGTGACATATCAGCACAAATTTACCGGCGTTATTAATTACATCAAGCATTATTACGATAACACTTCATCGAATAAAATACGCGAGTGGGCCGAATCATACATGAACACACTTACGTGTTCAACTTGCAACGGTGGAAGGTTGAGGAAGGAATCGCTTTTTGTAACGATTAACGATTATAACATTTCACAAATAACTGCATTTTCTATTGAGAAAGCGAAAAAATTATTCTCATCGCTAAAACTTAACAAACGGGAAGGAATAATTGCGCAGCAAATCTTAAAAGAAATTAATTCGCGTCTCGATTTTTTATTAAATGTCGGTTTGGATTATTTAACTCTTGACAGATCAGCGCGCACACTTTCAGGCGGTGAATCACAGAGAATTAGATTAGCAACGCAAATCGGCTCTCAGCTTGCGGGTGTGCTTTATGTTTTGGATGAACCAAGTATCGGCTTACATCAAGCTGATAATATTAAACTTATAAATTCACTTAAAGATCTCCGCGATCTTGGTAACACTGTAATTGTTGTTGAACACGACCGAGAAACTATTGAAAGTTCGGACTTCATTGTTGATCTTGGACCATTTGCAGGTGAGCATGGCGGTGAAATTTGTTTGCTCGGTGATACAAGGACAATTGTAAAATCTGCAAATGGTAAGAACTCATTAACTATTGATTATCTCCTCAATAGAAAAAGAATTGAATTTAAACCGGAACGTAGAAAAGGAAATTTAAAATTTATTGAGCTCAAAGGTGCAAGTGGAAATAATTTAAAAGAAATAGATATAAAAATTCCTCTTGGAAGCTTTATAGCTGTCGCAGGCGTAAGCGGTTCAGGAAAATCTTCTTTGATAAATGAAACTCTTGTAAAAATTTTAATGAAGAAAATTTACGACTCGAAAGTTGTACCGCTACCCTACAAATCAATTAAAGGGTTAGAACACATTGATAAAGTAATTGAAATTGACCAATCGCCAATTGGCAGAACACCTCGTTCTAATCCGGCAACATATACAGGATTGTTCACTCATATTCGCGATTTGTTCGCACAGCTTCCTGAATCTAAAATGAGAGGTTATAAGCCGGGAAGATTTAGTTTTAATGTTGCCGGAGGCAGATGTGAGGGGTGTGAAGGAGACGGTTTAAAAAAAATAGAAATGAATTTTCTTCCTGATGTTTATGTGTTGTGTGAAGTTTGTAATGGAAAAAGATACAATCACGAGACGCTCGAAATATTATATAAAACAAAATCAATTGCTGATGTTTTAGATATGAGAGTAGAGGCAGCGGTTGATTTTTTCGAAGATCTTCCAGCACTTCGAAGAAAAATAAAAGCACTCAACGATGTTGGTCTGGGTTATATAAAACTTGGTCAGCAGGCAACAACATTATCGGGCGGTGAAGCCCAAAGAGTGAAATTAGCAACGGAATTGAGTAAAGTTGGAACAGGAAAAACTATTTATATTTTAGATGAACCAACTACAGGACTTCATTTTGAAGATGTAAATATTTTACTGAAGGTTTTGAATCAGCTTGTAGATAAAGGGAATACTGTGATTGTTGTTGAACATAATCTGGATGTTATTAAAGTTGCAGATCATGTTATTGATTTAGGTCCCGGTGGTGGTGAATATGGTGGGGAGATAATCGCTTCCGGAACACCTGAAGATATTGCAGAAAATATAAATAGTGTAACGGGAAAATATCTTAAGAAAGAACTTAATAGATTGTAG